The Candidatus Hydrogenedens sp. genome has a segment encoding these proteins:
- a CDS encoding radical SAM protein, with translation MKKKIILINTGRRNSLYLFVSPPMGVMYLSAYLRKEFQNNIEIKLINQRVENYNEDQIIKIIYNYKPNIIGLSSFTTFAYFIPKISRRIKELFPQAWIVLGGPHASSLRGQVFSDCENLDIVVPGEGEIAFKQIVESYPNKENLKYISGIIWKNEMGEIINNQGNLPIVEDLDNLPIPAYDLIDIQKYWKLQSMTPLPSRKYICLVTSRGCPYRCMWCHSIFGKKIRMQSAEKLVEEIEWLINKYDVNEFEIVDDNFNFNKQRVIQFAELVKKKNLKLKFTFPNALRGDLISEEVAEALHSVGTYMSSFSLETGSPRLQKFTCKNLDITKFLQGVELMVKKGIYANGYCMLGFPTETEEELKMTIDIATNSMLHTASFFTVIPFPGTPLFEWLKQNRPDKVKKINYNNVEYGSIKINLTDLPDEVFYKYQRKAYIKFFSKPKRIYRIIKVYPRPLYLSMYVPMLLQRLVKGIIIK, from the coding sequence ATGAAGAAAAAGATAATATTGATAAATACAGGAAGAAGAAATTCCTTATATCTCTTTGTATCTCCACCAATGGGAGTTATGTATCTTTCTGCTTATTTAAGAAAAGAATTTCAAAATAATATAGAAATAAAACTGATTAATCAAAGAGTGGAAAATTATAATGAAGACCAAATTATAAAAATTATTTATAATTATAAACCTAATATTATAGGTTTATCATCATTTACTACATTTGCCTATTTTATCCCGAAAATATCAAGAAGAATAAAAGAGTTATTTCCCCAGGCATGGATTGTTTTAGGAGGTCCACATGCGTCTTCTCTTAGAGGACAGGTATTTAGTGATTGTGAAAATCTGGACATTGTTGTCCCTGGAGAAGGAGAAATTGCATTTAAACAAATAGTTGAGAGTTATCCGAATAAAGAAAATCTTAAATATATTTCAGGAATAATATGGAAAAATGAAATGGGGGAGATTATAAATAATCAAGGGAATTTACCTATAGTCGAAGATTTAGACAATCTTCCTATTCCTGCCTATGATCTTATTGATATACAGAAATATTGGAAATTACAGTCTATGACGCCTTTACCCTCGAGAAAATATATTTGTTTAGTTACCAGTCGTGGGTGTCCTTATAGATGTATGTGGTGTCACTCGATTTTTGGAAAAAAGATTCGTATGCAAAGCGCAGAAAAATTAGTTGAAGAAATAGAATGGTTAATAAATAAATATGATGTAAATGAGTTTGAGATAGTAGACGATAATTTTAATTTCAATAAGCAAAGGGTGATTCAATTTGCTGAATTAGTTAAAAAAAAGAATTTAAAATTAAAATTCACTTTTCCAAATGCTTTGAGGGGAGATTTAATTAGTGAAGAGGTTGCAGAGGCCTTACATTCTGTTGGGACATACATGAGTTCTTTTTCCTTAGAAACAGGCTCACCTCGTTTGCAAAAATTTACCTGTAAAAATTTAGATATAACTAAATTTTTACAGGGTGTAGAATTAATGGTAAAAAAAGGTATTTATGCAAATGGTTATTGTATGCTGGGTTTCCCGACGGAAACAGAAGAAGAACTTAAAATGACCATAGATATTGCAACGAACTCAATGTTACATACTGCGAGTTTCTTTACTGTTATACCCTTTCCAGGGACACCCCTGTTTGAATGGCTTAAACAAAATAGGCCAGATAAAGTAAAAAAAATAAATTACAACAATGTAGAGTATGGTAGTATAAAAATAAATTTAACAGATCTTCCGGATGAAGTATTTTATAAATATCAGCGGAAAGCATATATAAAGTTTTTCTCCAAACCTAAAAGAATATACAGAATTATCAAAGTATATCCTCGTCCATTATATCTTAGTATGTATGTCCCGATGTTGTTACAGCGATTAGTGAAAGGGATTATTATAAAATGA
- a CDS encoding radical SAM protein has product MRIVLINLGYRKPMYPLATPPMGIMYLAGYLKREIENVEIKLINQKVKNDTPEELAKKIYYFSPDIVGLSSSTVFAGLIPIISEKIKELLPNCWVVLGGPHASSVKSQAFSECENLDVVVPGEGEIAFKNIVESYPSKSSLKLVPGLIWKEETGEVIENPGVLPIEQDLDKLPLPDYDLINIQQYWKLQSMTPLPPRKYMCLVTSRGCPYQCMWCHSIFGKKIRFCSPERIIEEIEWLNHKYGVNEFEFLDDNFNFNKQRVIQFSELVRQKGLNIKITFPNAIRGDLVTEDVAEALCSAGTYMSSFALETGSPRMQKFTCKNLDIPKFIKGIEIMVNKGVYANGFCMMGFPTETEEELQMTIDVATNSMLHTASFFTVIPFPGTPLFEWLRQNRPEKLKKFDYMNIDFAGAKINLTDLPDDVLFYYQRKANRQFFLKPSRIYRLLKVYPRPLSLIRYVPIYLYRMTKNIFQI; this is encoded by the coding sequence ATGAGAATAGTTTTAATAAATCTGGGGTATAGGAAACCAATGTATCCGTTGGCTACACCACCAATGGGTATTATGTATCTTGCTGGTTATTTAAAAAGAGAAATCGAAAATGTAGAGATAAAATTAATCAATCAAAAAGTAAAAAATGATACACCTGAAGAACTTGCAAAAAAAATATATTATTTTTCACCAGATATTGTCGGCTTATCATCATCTACAGTTTTTGCAGGTTTGATACCAATAATCTCTGAAAAAATAAAAGAATTGCTTCCCAATTGTTGGGTTGTATTAGGAGGCCCCCATGCTTCATCGGTAAAATCACAAGCTTTTTCAGAATGTGAAAATTTAGATGTAGTAGTGCCAGGAGAAGGCGAAATTGCATTTAAAAATATAGTAGAAAGTTATCCATCTAAAAGTTCCCTCAAACTTGTCCCAGGCTTAATATGGAAAGAGGAAACAGGAGAAGTTATTGAAAATCCAGGGGTATTACCAATTGAACAGGATTTAGATAAACTTCCTTTACCTGACTACGATTTAATTAATATCCAGCAATACTGGAAACTGCAATCAATGACACCTTTACCTCCAAGAAAGTATATGTGTTTGGTTACCAGTAGAGGTTGTCCTTATCAGTGTATGTGGTGTCATTCTATATTTGGGAAAAAAATACGATTTTGTTCTCCCGAACGAATTATTGAAGAAATTGAATGGTTAAACCACAAATATGGTGTTAATGAATTTGAATTTCTTGATGATAATTTTAATTTTAACAAACAGAGGGTAATACAATTTTCTGAATTAGTGAGACAAAAAGGGTTAAACATTAAAATAACATTTCCCAATGCGATTAGAGGGGATTTAGTTACAGAAGATGTTGCAGAGGCTTTGTGTTCTGCTGGTACTTATATGTCTTCTTTTGCTTTAGAAACAGGTTCACCACGAATGCAAAAGTTTACCTGTAAGAATCTGGATATTCCCAAATTTATAAAAGGGATAGAAATAATGGTAAATAAGGGGGTATATGCCAATGGATTTTGTATGATGGGATTTCCGACAGAAACAGAAGAAGAACTTCAAATGACGATAGATGTGGCAACAAATTCAATGTTACATACTGCAAGTTTCTTTACAGTAATACCTTTTCCCGGAACACCATTATTTGAGTGGCTTAGACAAAATCGCCCTGAAAAATTAAAAAAGTTTGATTATATGAACATAGATTTTGCTGGGGCAAAAATTAATCTTACTGACTTACCTGATGATGTTCTTTTTTATTATCAAAGAAAAGCAAACAGACAGTTTTTTTTAAAACCGAGTAGAATTTATAGGTTACTAAAAGTGTATCCACGACCGTTGTCACTTATTAGATATGTTCCGATTTATCTTTATAGAATGACAAAAAATATTTTTCAGATATAA
- a CDS encoding radical SAM protein — protein sequence MESNPLKSKQNIKILYIRPPYHLWPLLNKSDNVLAPLNLATIAGYIRSKVPDVTQKIVDCCNEEIGFKTLYKILEEEKPDIVGVGDMICYHIEGAKTLELAKKANPNCITVAGGPFFSHVPEYTLNNFPHIDFIVRYEGEESFRELIDCLREDKDVKQVKGIAYKEGEKIIETPPRPLIEDLDSLPYPAYDLLNVNNYSPFGMFLRRAMPAQASRGCLFGCEYCTWSHTEGEHFLDENGELKFTPRIRYKSPERMAEEIGYLHEKWNVPFFFWCDGTWNFSTEWQDTFSDLILAKKYKIKSFAFTRADLLLEQEKAGVLAKMVKAGLIHCLFGPERATDEELKKIGKKGISANTFIECCHMLEKKYPQVFRQATFITGLPDDKPEDFDKLFEYILKSHVDFAPVHAIMPYPGTPSFEKYKEYIEEWDFSKWDMFYPVIRTKYMSREEVSSHIKRIQMDFVSKQKIKYLKGLLSPHTQRRRLHWWLAYSFAKLYIRDFVLALLGKKKYEGYAGIQKLWKPKWYDS from the coding sequence ATGGAATCGAATCCTTTAAAAAGCAAACAGAATATTAAGATTTTGTATATAAGACCTCCTTACCACTTATGGCCACTATTAAACAAATCTGACAATGTTTTGGCTCCTCTCAACCTTGCGACAATAGCTGGATATATACGATCTAAAGTACCTGATGTTACTCAAAAAATTGTTGATTGTTGTAATGAAGAAATCGGATTCAAAACGCTTTACAAAATTTTAGAAGAAGAAAAGCCTGATATCGTTGGCGTTGGCGATATGATTTGCTATCATATTGAAGGGGCAAAAACATTAGAATTAGCAAAAAAAGCAAATCCTAATTGTATAACTGTAGCAGGTGGTCCTTTCTTTTCTCATGTGCCTGAATATACATTAAATAATTTTCCCCACATTGATTTTATTGTTAGATATGAAGGTGAAGAGTCATTCAGAGAACTTATCGATTGCCTAAGAGAAGACAAAGATGTAAAACAGGTTAAAGGAATAGCCTATAAAGAAGGCGAAAAAATTATAGAAACTCCACCAAGGCCATTAATTGAAGATTTAGACTCGTTACCATACCCAGCTTATGATTTATTAAATGTAAATAATTATAGTCCTTTTGGGATGTTCCTTAGAAGAGCAATGCCAGCACAGGCGAGTCGTGGCTGTCTGTTCGGATGTGAGTATTGTACATGGTCTCATACAGAAGGAGAACATTTTTTAGATGAAAACGGGGAACTAAAATTTACACCGCGAATAAGATATAAAAGTCCAGAAAGAATGGCGGAAGAAATAGGATATTTACATGAAAAATGGAACGTTCCCTTTTTCTTTTGGTGTGATGGCACATGGAATTTTAGTACTGAATGGCAAGATACATTTTCAGACTTGATATTAGCAAAAAAATACAAAATTAAATCTTTTGCTTTTACCCGTGCTGACTTACTATTAGAACAAGAAAAGGCAGGGGTGTTAGCAAAAATGGTAAAAGCAGGACTTATACACTGCTTATTCGGTCCCGAGCGAGCAACTGATGAAGAGTTAAAAAAGATAGGCAAAAAAGGCATCAGTGCAAATACCTTTATAGAATGTTGTCACATGTTAGAAAAAAAATACCCTCAAGTATTCCGACAAGCAACATTCATTACTGGACTGCCCGATGATAAGCCTGAAGACTTTGACAAACTATTCGAATATATTTTGAAAAGTCATGTAGACTTTGCCCCAGTCCATGCTATAATGCCATATCCAGGAACCCCTTCATTTGAAAAATACAAAGAATATATAGAAGAATGGGATTTCTCAAAATGGGATATGTTCTACCCCGTTATAAGGACAAAATATATGAGCAGAGAAGAAGTATCATCTCATATCAAAAGAATTCAAATGGATTTCGTATCAAAACAAAAAATAAAATATCTTAAAGGATTACTCTCTCCGCATACACAAAGAAGAAGGTTACATTGGTGGCTTGCATATTCTTTTGCAAAACTATACATAAGAGACTTTGTCCTTGCATTGTTAGGAAAGAAGAAATACGAGGGGTATGCTGGTATTCAAAAATTATGGAAGCCGAAATGGTATGATTCTTAG
- a CDS encoding sulfatase: MNRTKIIVVFFLWFLLLAFIVSAQDSNKIERPSKVILILFDALRADHMSCYGYQRKTTPTIDKIASDGAIFMNNYTQGLNTFFSVPTILYSRYFPPMLHESLDTIECKRAEDENEKLITEIFKKNGYHTIFITTHSWFSDDSPLVKSFDEAILVKSSTDNVPQFGDLNKELFSCLDKNKGNNIFIYIHLVDTHFPHILTPPYDLWVTDDIKSNINEDRRRELAIGSNERDILKPLTPFETDFLNAIYDGSLLYTDQQFSLLMWKLETLNILQDTLIILCADHGELLGEDGMLWGHPPISYDALLRTPLIFYGKGIPKNVSFNGITENVDIVPTIVDLLQLKTSAKFDGISLTPYFIKNKTQQINRPYAFSKCFYLEPESYLNLIEVEKGYESHQMFVITDTKFKLEYHEIDNRYFFWTKNKEDNFIKDKIFANEKKFPVFDLSSESPQEFENAKMYIQTNIIPKYNKYKEKEPDIYYIPFSPFVIPRYVENKDEVISHSGDYEHYTLDNKWGFDTDGFVLWTQPWQENVKPLSFIFNIKQGEYEVYIKSPCNKDFYGHPLSSVKVSLIENEPIIIDKSDCENMEIGYRKVGSTNVDSKNQLHISFEPGNNNIWCNIMGIKLVRKKMESNSESPQKSNNLQKDNATKTDIKKEQKIGLPTEERINQLRQLGYL; this comes from the coding sequence ATGAATAGAACAAAAATAATAGTGGTTTTCTTTCTCTGGTTTTTACTATTAGCCTTTATTGTTTCTGCCCAAGATTCAAATAAAATTGAAAGACCTTCAAAAGTAATTCTTATTCTCTTTGATGCATTACGTGCTGACCATATGTCTTGCTACGGTTATCAAAGAAAGACAACGCCAACAATTGATAAAATTGCTTCTGATGGGGCTATTTTTATGAATAATTACACCCAGGGTTTAAATACATTCTTTTCTGTTCCAACTATTTTATATTCAAGATATTTTCCTCCAATGCTACACGAATCCCTTGATACTATAGAATGTAAACGGGCAGAAGATGAAAATGAAAAATTGATAACTGAAATTTTCAAAAAAAATGGTTATCATACTATCTTTATAACAACTCACTCTTGGTTTTCAGATGATAGCCCATTAGTAAAATCTTTTGATGAAGCGATACTTGTAAAATCTTCTACAGATAATGTTCCACAGTTTGGTGACTTAAATAAGGAATTATTTTCATGCCTTGATAAAAATAAAGGTAATAATATATTCATTTACATTCATCTTGTTGATACTCATTTTCCACACATCTTAACACCTCCTTATGACCTTTGGGTAACAGACGATATAAAAAGCAACATAAATGAAGATAGAAGAAGAGAACTTGCTATTGGAAGTAACGAAAGAGACATATTAAAACCGCTTACACCGTTTGAGACTGATTTTCTTAATGCCATCTATGATGGCTCTTTATTATATACCGACCAACAGTTTTCACTTCTTATGTGGAAATTAGAAACATTGAATATTTTACAAGATACCCTAATCATTCTATGTGCTGACCACGGTGAATTATTAGGAGAAGATGGTATGCTCTGGGGACATCCCCCTATTTCTTATGACGCTCTCTTAAGAACACCTTTAATCTTTTATGGAAAAGGAATACCTAAAAATGTTAGTTTTAATGGGATTACAGAAAATGTAGATATAGTGCCAACTATTGTTGATTTACTTCAGTTAAAAACATCTGCAAAATTTGATGGAATAAGTCTTACTCCATATTTTATAAAAAATAAGACTCAACAAATAAATCGTCCTTATGCTTTTTCTAAATGTTTTTATCTCGAGCCAGAATCCTATCTCAATTTAATAGAAGTAGAAAAAGGGTATGAATCACATCAAATGTTTGTTATTACAGATACTAAGTTTAAATTAGAGTATCACGAAATCGATAACCGCTATTTCTTTTGGACAAAAAATAAAGAAGATAACTTTATCAAAGATAAAATTTTTGCAAATGAAAAGAAATTTCCTGTCTTTGATTTATCTTCTGAATCTCCTCAGGAATTTGAAAATGCAAAAATGTATATACAAACTAATATTATACCCAAATATAATAAATATAAAGAGAAAGAACCCGATATTTATTATATCCCCTTTAGTCCATTTGTTATTCCCAGATATGTTGAAAATAAAGATGAAGTTATTAGTCATAGTGGGGACTATGAACATTACACATTAGATAATAAATGGGGTTTTGATACTGATGGTTTTGTTTTATGGACTCAACCCTGGCAAGAAAATGTGAAACCATTATCATTTATTTTTAATATAAAACAAGGTGAATACGAAGTTTATATTAAATCCCCATGTAATAAGGATTTTTATGGACATCCTCTTTCCTCTGTAAAGGTTTCTCTTATAGAAAATGAACCAATTATTATTGACAAAAGTGATTGCGAAAATATGGAGATAGGATATAGAAAAGTTGGTTCTACAAATGTAGACAGCAAAAATCAACTACATATATCTTTTGAACCTGGCAACAACAATATTTGGTGCAACATAATGGGTATAAAATTAGTTAGAAAGAAAATGGAAAGTAATTCAGAATCACCCCAAAAATCTAATAATCTACAAAAAGATAATGCTACAAAAACAGATATTAAAAAAGAACAAAAAATAGGATTGCCAACAGAAGAAAGAATTAATCAACTTAGACAGCTTGGCTATTTATAA
- a CDS encoding thiamine pyrophosphate-dependent enzyme, which yields MKKLMFGNEAIALAGIHSGITLGTGYPGTPSTEILEYFSEYGGKAQWCPNEKVALEVGIGVAFAGGNALVTMKHVGLNVASDPLFTVAYTGVEGALVIISADDPDMHSSQNEQDNRNYARSAGVMMLEPCDSQECYDFFFEAIRLSKEWKLPVILRPTTRVCHSMSIVEFEEKEYNPVLPEKYNPDKPGRVMIPGYARPAHRRLRGKLAQIKKWNESFGPNKEEIKSEELGIITSGVSYLHVLEAEPNASVLKIGMCYPFPEEKVRSFVRKHKKCIVIEEGDPFLVENCRYHGIPVEEKPEMYRFGELNVNRVRRILKGDTSPEPQIKRGRPPRLCDGCPHRATFTLLGEMNCIITGDIGCYTLSVLPPFQTMDSCVCMGASITVGLGLRHSLPPEEAKRVVSVIGDSTFIHSGLPGVIEMVYNPPPTGHVIIVLDNNTTAMTGMQEHPGTGKKLNHEPTNQVVIEDVAKAIGVENVIVTDRVSVLEKSLEEALNNNKTNLIVMRKTCALLRRKQQKTETHQTTGDKTNVTPRGN from the coding sequence ATGAAAAAGTTGATGTTTGGGAATGAAGCGATAGCCTTGGCAGGGATTCATTCAGGAATTACTTTAGGAACTGGCTATCCTGGAACTCCGTCTACGGAGATTTTGGAGTATTTTTCGGAGTATGGAGGAAAAGCCCAATGGTGTCCTAATGAAAAAGTGGCACTTGAAGTGGGTATCGGTGTCGCTTTTGCAGGTGGGAATGCCTTAGTGACGATGAAACATGTGGGGCTTAATGTAGCATCGGACCCATTGTTTACAGTTGCTTATACAGGTGTGGAAGGTGCTCTTGTTATTATTTCTGCGGATGACCCCGATATGCATTCCAGTCAAAATGAGCAGGATAATAGAAATTATGCCCGTTCTGCGGGGGTAATGATGTTAGAACCGTGCGATAGTCAAGAATGTTACGATTTCTTTTTTGAAGCAATTCGACTTTCAAAAGAATGGAAATTGCCCGTTATTCTCAGACCAACAACGAGAGTATGCCATTCCATGTCTATTGTAGAATTTGAAGAAAAAGAATATAATCCCGTATTACCAGAAAAATATAATCCAGATAAACCAGGTCGAGTTATGATTCCTGGTTATGCAAGACCTGCTCATAGAAGATTAAGGGGAAAATTGGCACAAATTAAGAAATGGAATGAATCTTTTGGACCCAATAAGGAAGAAATTAAATCTGAAGAGTTAGGAATCATAACTTCGGGCGTCTCATATCTTCATGTTTTAGAAGCAGAACCCAATGCATCTGTTTTGAAAATCGGAATGTGTTATCCATTTCCAGAAGAGAAGGTACGAAGCTTTGTGAGGAAGCATAAGAAATGCATAGTTATTGAAGAAGGAGACCCCTTTTTGGTGGAAAATTGCCGGTATCATGGAATACCCGTTGAAGAGAAACCAGAGATGTATCGCTTCGGAGAATTAAATGTAAATAGGGTTCGACGAATTTTGAAAGGGGATACCTCTCCAGAACCACAGATAAAACGGGGAAGACCGCCAAGATTATGTGATGGTTGTCCACATAGAGCAACTTTTACCTTATTAGGAGAAATGAATTGTATTATTACAGGTGATATTGGATGTTATACCCTAAGCGTATTACCTCCTTTTCAGACTATGGACTCTTGTGTATGTATGGGTGCCAGTATTACTGTAGGACTTGGTTTAAGACACTCATTACCACCTGAAGAAGCAAAGAGGGTCGTCAGTGTAATAGGGGATAGCACATTTATCCATAGTGGATTACCTGGTGTCATAGAAATGGTATACAACCCGCCACCAACGGGGCATGTCATTATAGTTCTTGATAATAACACAACTGCGATGACAGGTATGCAAGAGCACCCTGGAACAGGTAAAAAATTAAATCATGAACCAACGAATCAGGTAGTAATTGAAGATGTTGCAAAAGCTATTGGAGTAGAGAATGTAATTGTTACTGACCGTGTCTCTGTACTTGAAAAATCATTAGAGGAAGCACTTAACAATAACAAAACAAATCTTATTGTTATGAGAAAGACATGTGCCTTGTTAAGAAGAAAACAACAGAAAACTGAAACACACCAGACAACAGGAGACAAGACGAATGTTACACCAAGAGGTAATTAA
- a CDS encoding indolepyruvate oxidoreductase subunit beta has product MLHQEVINIVLAGIGGTGVILSSNIVADSAFLAGYDVRKSEIHGMSQRGGSVSSDVRFGKKVYSPMVPDGEADFLLVMHPDELENNLYRLKPNGIVIDISIIVGESRELSLLNDEKYLPVNQKNFNICLLGALSNYLDIPYDCWNKAIFSNLPKKVHEQNKGVFEYGMRLTEEVKQK; this is encoded by the coding sequence ATGTTACACCAAGAGGTAATTAATATTGTTTTAGCAGGTATTGGAGGAACAGGAGTTATCTTATCTTCAAATATCGTGGCAGACTCAGCATTCCTTGCAGGATATGATGTCCGAAAGAGTGAAATACATGGTATGAGTCAACGGGGAGGTTCTGTATCCAGTGATGTACGTTTTGGTAAAAAAGTTTATAGTCCTATGGTTCCTGATGGGGAAGCGGATTTTCTTCTTGTTATGCATCCTGATGAGTTAGAAAATAATTTGTATCGCTTAAAACCTAATGGAATAGTAATAGATATATCTATTATTGTAGGTGAATCGAGAGAGTTGTCTCTGCTAAATGATGAGAAATACTTGCCAGTAAATCAAAAAAACTTTAACATTTGCCTTTTAGGAGCCTTGAGTAATTATTTAGATATTCCTTATGACTGCTGGAATAAAGCAATATTTTCTAATTTACCAAAGAAAGTTCACGAACAAAATAAGGGTGTCTTTGAATACGGAATGAGACTGACGGAAGAAGTAAAACAGAAATAG
- a CDS encoding ROK family protein, which produces MKTNEYIVGVDIGGTKILSIVVNGKFNIISRCRKKTKGWLKDTKPENRIIQTIEESIEKAGNPKIIGIGVGAPGPVDPKNGIVINTPNLGWENFPIAEILSKHFSVPVVLDNDVNLGTYAEWQFGKYKDAKHVVGVFPGTGIGGGLIINRKIIHGASGGAGEVGHMTLQIDGPPCGCGKRGCLEALASRIAITKEISALVLRGESEFLSEVVGTDISKIRSGVIAEAIRNGEKKVENIVRKAAYLTGVAIANLINILSPELVILGGGLIEALGDIYEEEIQKAVKEHAMPFLRKKVSIEIGRLGDDAVALGSALLCAKKNEII; this is translated from the coding sequence ATGAAAACAAATGAATATATTGTTGGTGTAGATATTGGAGGGACAAAAATATTATCAATTGTTGTAAATGGCAAATTTAATATCATCTCAAGATGTCGCAAAAAGACTAAGGGTTGGTTAAAAGATACGAAGCCAGAGAATCGAATTATACAGACAATAGAAGAGTCTATAGAAAAAGCAGGCAATCCAAAGATTATAGGAATAGGTGTTGGTGCACCAGGACCTGTTGACCCTAAAAATGGAATTGTTATAAATACTCCTAATCTCGGTTGGGAAAATTTTCCCATAGCAGAAATTCTTTCAAAACATTTTTCAGTACCCGTTGTTTTAGATAATGATGTAAATCTCGGAACGTATGCGGAGTGGCAATTTGGGAAATATAAAGACGCTAAACATGTTGTGGGTGTTTTCCCAGGAACTGGTATAGGTGGAGGACTTATTATAAACCGCAAAATTATTCATGGAGCAAGTGGAGGTGCGGGTGAAGTAGGACATATGACATTGCAGATTGATGGGCCACCATGTGGTTGCGGGAAAAGGGGATGTTTAGAGGCATTAGCTTCACGGATTGCCATCACAAAAGAAATATCAGCCCTTGTTTTACGTGGCGAATCTGAATTTCTTTCCGAAGTGGTTGGAACAGATATTTCAAAAATACGTAGTGGTGTTATTGCAGAGGCGATTCGAAATGGAGAAAAGAAAGTTGAAAATATTGTACGGAAGGCAGCATACCTTACAGGAGTGGCTATTGCTAATCTTATAAACATATTAAGTCCAGAATTAGTTATATTAGGAGGTGGACTTATCGAGGCGTTAGGGGATATATATGAAGAAGAAATTCAAAAAGCAGTAAAAGAACATGCTATGCCTTTTCTTAGAAAGAAAGTTTCAATAGAAATAGGTAGATTAGGTGATGATGCTGTGGCATTGGGTTCTGCGTTGTTGTGTGCAAAGAAAAATGAAATAATATAA